From a region of the Arachis ipaensis cultivar K30076 chromosome B09, Araip1.1, whole genome shotgun sequence genome:
- the LOC107617575 gene encoding ATP synthase subunit delta', mitochondrial, with protein sequence MFRRATTLLRRPLIGATSRRFSTDLPAAAVEDSSFVEAWKKVSPNVDPPKTPLAYMKPRPATPSSLPSKLTVNFVLPYASELSAKEVDMVIVPATTGQMGVLPGHVATIAELKPGVLSVHEGNDVTKYFVSSGFAFIHANSVADIIAVEAVPVDRIDANLVQKGLQDFTQKLNSATTDLEKAEAQIGVDVHSALNSALTG encoded by the exons ATGTTCCGCCGAGCAACTACCCTCCTCCGCCGCCCACTGATAGGCGCTACATCCCGCCGATTCTCGACGGATCTGCCGGCGGCGGCCGTAGAGGATTCGAGCTTCGTGGAGGCATGGAAGAAAGTGAGCCCAAACGTGGATCCACCAAAGACTCCATTGGCTTACATGAAGCCTCGCCCAGCCACTCCTTCTTCCCTTCCTTCCAAGCTCACTGTCAACTTCGTCCTTCCTTACGCTTCCGAACTCTCCGCTAAAGAG GTTGACATGGTCATAGTACCTGCAACAACCGGGCAAATGGGTGTTCTCCCTGGACACGTTGCAACAATTGCAGAGTTGAAACCTGGTGTCCTATCCGTTCACGAAGGCAATGATGTGACCAAGTACTTTGTCAGCAGTGGCTTTGCCTTCATCCATGCGAATTCTGTTGCTGATATAATAGCTGTTGAAGCTGTACCAGTAGATCGAATTGATGCAAACTTAGTCCAGAAGGGACTTCAAGATTTCACTCAGAAGCTGAATTCGGCCACAACTGATTTGGAGAAAGCTGAAGCTCAGATTGGAGTTGATGTCCATAGTGCTCTCAACTCGGCTCTTACAGGCTGA
- the LOC107617574 gene encoding ATP synthase subunit delta', mitochondrial: protein MFRRASTLLRRPLMGATSRRFSTDLPAAAVEDSSFVEAWKKVSPNVDPPKTPLAYMKPRPATPSSLPSKLTVNFVLPYASELSAKEVDMVIVPATTGQMGVLPGHVATIAELKPGVLSVHEGNDVTKYFVSSGFAFIHANSVADIIAVEAVPVDRIDANLVQKGLQEFTQKLNSATTDLEKAEAQIGVDVHSALNSALTG from the exons ATGTTCCGCCGAGCATCTACCCTCCTCCGCCGCCCACTGATGGGCGCTACATCCCGCCGATTCTCGACGGATCTGCCGGCGGCGGCCGTAGAAGATTCGAGCTTCGTGGAGGCATGGAAGAAAGTGAGCCCAAACGTGGATCCACCAAAGACTCCATTGGCTTACATGAAGCCTCGCCCAGCCACTCCTTCTTCCCTTCCTTCCAAGCTCACTGTCAACTTCGTCCTCCCTTACGCTTCCGAACTCTCCGCTAAAGAG GTTGACATGGTAATAGTACCTGCAACAACTGGGCAAATGGGTGTTCTCCCTGGACACGTTGCAACGATTGCAGAGTTGAAACCTGGTGTCCTATCCGTTCATGAAGGCAATGATGTGACCAAGTACTTTGTCAGCAGTGGCTTTGCCTTCATCCATGCAAATTCCGTTGCTGATATAATAGCTGTTGAAGCTGTACCAGTAGATCGAATTGATGCAAACTTAGTCCAGAAGGGACTTCAAGAGTTCACTCAGAAGCTGAACTCTGCGACAACTGATTTGGAGAAAGCTGAAGCTCAGATTGGAGTTGATGTGCATAGCGCGCTCAACTCAGCTCTTACAGGCTAA
- the LOC107617576 gene encoding uncharacterized protein LOC107617576, producing MASPLSSPSSSSSSSPRSNIFYYAGCEHHYEQPYFLQACFLCKKPLGQNRDIFMYRGNTPFCSKECRQEQMEIDEAKEKTLKLSSSKRGVRKSETNNQNSTSDNTLRTGTVAVA from the exons ATGGCTTCTCCCTTATCATcgccatcttcttcttcttcttcttctccaagatctAACATCTTCTATTATGCTGGATGTGAACATCACTATGAGCAGCCATATTTCCTTCAAGCTTGTTTTCTATGCAAAAAACCTCTTGGCCAAAACAGAGACATCTTTATGTATAG AGGGAACACTCCGTTCTGTAGCAAAGAGTGCAGGCAGGAACAGATGGAGATTGATGAAGCAAAAGAGAAAACGTtgaagctttcttcttcaaaaaGAGGTGTTAGAAAATCTGAGACCAATAACCAGAATTCTACATCCGACAACACTTTAAGAACAGGCACAGTTGCTGTGGCCTAA